The genomic DNA TTCTGCAGGACTGTCACACACACCACTGTAAGATCGTCACCGGGACATTCTGGGCGCTCGGCAGGAAGATAAAAAATATTGTGAACACCGCATACCGTGTGTATTGGGCGTGACATAGCCAACGTGTTAAcaacttttccaaaaaaagaatgacttcCTTACAGGCTCAAAGGATTACTTCCAAtgttacccattttttaaaaaattgcctcaAGCTGCTTTGTACCAAAACGAGCATAatgcagaggagaaaggaagaaacactgGCTGGAATCCATCCATTTCAACGAAGCACCCTGGTTGGTGCTGTGGTCTGGGTTTTTGCCTGCCTTCCTCCACAGACGCTCCGCCAGTTACTTTTAGATCCTAGGGGTCTTGATGTCTTCACATAACACGCAGGCTCCAGCACTGATCTGTGGTTCCACGTGGACGTCGTGGTCAACACGTTGGCTGGCCTCTGTGCCCTCTGAAACCAGCACGTACTGTTGGAGGGAACGCCCCGTGGCCGGAAATTGCAGAGTTCGTCCCATCAATATGATCATGGCGGTGTCTAGACTTTCCCTTCTGTAGGATTATTTCCCTAAGGCCACTTGTCGAAAAGAGCGACTAAGAAACCAAAGATCTTACCAAATTAAAGCCATGTGTCTGCTTCTTGACAGACACGTTCATGTTGGTCTCCAGTTAAAACCAGTAGCAGCAAGCGTGAGGGTCTGTCATGGTGTTTTTGCCAGCTTGGgaagaaaactttgttttctctagtttaacatttataaaataacaccATTAGTGGAACTTTTTAATTAGTTCTGAATTCTGGTTCACATCATTCTGTTCTCACGGAACGAGGTGGTTTTGCAGACTTTGAAGGAAAGGCAAatgctttgaaataaaatgatagataTGATTTTGTTTGGCTGGATTTTAAGCATCGTAAACTAGGGGCCAGCGTTTGAAAAGAGCAGTTTCCTGTTTTAAGTACTAATTTATAGAGCGCTTTCCATCTGTTTCTCTGGCATATACTTTATAGAATATTTcgattaaatttattttaaccatCACGTTCCGTGAAAGAGACAAAAACCACTTTCAGTCAATGCGTTCAATTAAAGTCTAAGGCAAACGCGACAGGAAAGGAGCCTGGTGCCTCCCGTGGTCCTCGTTAATTGGTTCCCATGCGCACACATCTCCGCCAGCCCCCTTTGTCTGCCTTGTCAGGGGACATTAGCCCAGACTGATCTGGAGGCCACTTCCTGGCTCTCAAAGGGACACAGGCACCGAGTAAGAAAAAGACTCATTTATGGGGGACACAAACTTTGCTGCGTAAGTGGGGACGGCACAAAGCACACTTCATGCACATTTCGTTATCTGGGCCTGATTAGTAACGGTGGAAATTGGTCCTCAGTTTTAACAATCAGTGGGAGAGACCTCCCTCCAGCTTTCTCTGCAGACAGACAGTCGCCCACGACGTGTCCCTGTCCTCTGCACGGCGAGAGAAGGGAGCCCAGGGCCCTTGCAAAGGCCGCTTGCAAATCGCTCTGGCAGCCGTGGTCCCATGGATGCTGCTGTCCGGGTGATGCAGATAAGGGGACACCCTCTGCCCTCCAAGGGTGGGTGACATCTTCCTGGATGCACGGGGGGCAGGGCCACATGGTGCCTCTGGACCCCAGATGTGGCCGGTCCCCCTGCTCCGGGTCTGGGAGCCCGTGAGGCTTTGGTAGCTCCAGGATCCGTCTCTCAGCACATGGTCACCGAGAGTGACCTCACCCGCCGTACAAATGGCTCCTGGGGCTTAAAGTAAGATCATCTGCACCTTGTGTGAAGCCTGGCGTGTGCGGGGTCCCCATGACACAGAGGATGCCCCCATCCAGTCACGTCCCAGAGGGGGCTCGGGGTGAGGGGGCGAGAGGGCTGTCACCACTGTCATTGCCTGCGTGGTGTTGCTGTCACGGTGGGCTTCGCTGTGCACCACACGCCacagacacaccacacacatcacacacacaccacacacatctGTGTCTCAGGGTTCCAAGGGAAAACCACCACCGTGGCCCGGGGACTTTGGGACTGCAGGAACTTGACCCTGAGCGTGCTTTCCTCAGAGAGGCGTGGACTGGATACCTAAGGAGGCAAATGAgcgctctccctctccccttggcCATCCCCAGGAGTGAGACAGCTGCCTCCGGTGAGCACGAAGACCTGCGTCTGAGCAGGTGGCCCCAGGACACGCTGGCCGAGCCCGAGGAAGAGCTGGGAGGTAAGAGCCGGCAGGGGTCCCAGGCACGCCTTGTGTGACCACGGGAGGGCAATGTCTGCAGGAGGCACGCAggtgcggggaggtggggggagccgGCTTGGAGAGTCCGGACTGTCCCCTGGAAACATCCGAGCAGCTGCTTAAAACCAGCTCTAAGCAATACTgattttgcatattaaaaaagtGTTCTTCACACAGTAACAGGGGAAGTTCCCCAGGACTCAGATGAGTGAGGGAAACACCAGGAGATGAGTGAGTTTCTTTATTACACCTCTCCGCCCCACGCCACCCTTTACTTGCAAATCCGTGGTCTGTCTTGCAAACGACCGCGTCTTGGCAGTGACCCCTGTTACAGAGGGGCGTCCGTGGCACTGCTGTTGCGTGcgtctgggaaaaaaaaaaaaatactgtgaggACAAAGCAAATTTAAATCATCTAGAAATCTTCCGAACAAAGGCAcacagtggaaataaaatttgataCTGGCCGTGCCTGGGAGCGAGAAGACGGGAACGCGCTGCAGAGGGGACCCGTAGGCTTGTCTGACCCGCTCTTGAGTTGTCTGTCCTCTGAAGAGGTGGGTGGGCGACCTGAAAAGTCGTCATCGGTCGTTCTGTGTCCCTCGGGCTCTACCCACCTGGCCCGCTGCCTCCTTTAGGGCTAATTCTGGGGTGCTTGAGACCAAGTCGCCTGCCCCTTAAGAAGTGAGGTGACAGCCGGACAACACATAGATTTTCTGTTGCTTCCGGTGAACAAGAGCAAGATAAAGGTCAAAACCCCAAATTTTAACGTAAAAGATGTTGGCAAACTGTTGTCATCTCGAGACATCACAGATCTGCAAACAGGTCCTCTGCTGAGTAATGGGAGTTGAGACCGGCCCGAGGCACGCGTAGATCACAACCCAAAAGACCCTTTAAAATGGGCGCAGGTAACTGAGACCGAAGTAGCCTCAGGGACAGCAAAGCCGGGTGCGGCGTCACTGAGGGAGCAGCGCAGGGGTCGGACGGGCCGTCTGTGACCTGTGCTGCCCTcctttgcagaaatggaaaacaggagCGCGCTCTCCAACTCCGCGCACGGCTGCCCGCGGGACGCCGCCATCCTCGACGGCGATGAGGAGCCAATCCCGGTCACGTTCATCGGGGAGGTGTTAGACGACCCCGTGGACGCAGGGCTGTTCTCCAACAGGAACAACAATGCCGGCTCTTCTGATACGGGGAGCACGCACAGCACGAAGGCCCCCCTGCCGCCGTGCCAGGCTGCGCCCGGCCAGCagcctgggatggggagggcggCCACCCCCGACCCCCCATCTCCTTCTGAGGATGCTGGGAAAGAAACCAAGCCAGCCGCGTCCAGCACCTGGAAGGATGTGAATCCAAACAAAACAGAGCCCCAGACGACCTCGGCCCCAGCGCTGCACACACGTGCCCTGGATGCGAGGGAGGGCAAGGCAAGTGGCTCTGCTCCCAGTAGAACGCCGCCCGCCACCGGGAGGCTGGATTCACAGCCTGTCAGGGAGACGGAAGGCGGTGCCAACAGTGATGTCTCAACCCCACCGTCCTGGTACCAACGAGGCCAACACCCCGGGGGGAGTTACGGCCTTAAATATGGTCTCACAACATATAAAATTGTCCCCCCAAAGTCAGAGATGAGGTGTTACGACAGAGGAGTGTCCCTCTCAACGGGCGCCATTAAGATTGACGAGCTGGGGAACCTGGTGAGCCCCCAGGCACCCGTGGGCAGGACCCTAGTCCCAGGGGCGCCCTCTCTTGAAGCAGAACCCCAACCCATTGGAAAAGTCAAAGAATTCTGGAGGTCCAACTCTACAGAAGAACCCTTGGGCCAGCCCACAGGGGGCTCGGCCAAgaggacccccaccccctccacgcCAGCAAAACCACAACCGCAAGAAGGCAGACCCCGAGCAGAGCCCACGTCCCCAGACCCCAAGGGGACGGTGCCTCCACCGCACCCGGAAGATGGGGGACCCCTGGAGGAGCGGAGAAGCTGGCCACCCACGGCAGCCCCTCGTCCTGAGAAAGTCACCGCCGCTAACACCGCGGAAGTCCATTTTCTCAAACCCCAGAGAAGGACATCCAGTCAGTACATGGCGTCTGCCATTGCCAAGCGCATAGGGACCCAGAAAGTCCACCTGGAGACGCGCGTCGGAAACGATGGGGAAGGGTCGGCAGTGGGAGCCCATCCCGGGGCGCACACCGGCAGCCCTTACAGAAGGTCCTCTACTCAAGACTGTCCGGCTGGCGTCCTCAGAAATTCCCATGTCCCTCTAGTCACAGCTTCCCCGAGGGATCAGGGTCCCCCGGGACGGAGCTGTGGTCTCAGTCAAAGACAAAGCGCGAGCAACCAGAGGACCCGCTCGGCATCTGACCCCAGGTGCACGCCGGACACCACGAGTCCCCCGCCCCCTTGCTCAGGAGATGACCAGACTCCTGGCCCGGCCCTGGTGAATGGCTCCAGGTGGGTCCCGGTCCCCAGCGAGCCGCCTCACTCCCCGAGGGAGATCGGCACGAACGGCCATGCTGGACGGGAGCCCCTGGGGCGGGAGGAGAAGCCCCGTTTGTTAAGCACGGATGCACTTGAAACCGATGGCACGCAGCCAGCCAGCATCTTTGGGCCCAAGAAGAGATTCAGACCCGTCGTCCAGAGGCCTGCCCCGAAGGACATGTCCCTGCACAGCGCCCTGATGGAGGCCATCCATTCGGCAGGAGGGAAGGACGGGCTTCGCAAGGTGAGGTCAGCGGGCTCCCGCCTCCGGGACGGGCACTCCCCACATCCCCGCCACCCCATCACTTAGGTGGTCCCGGAGGAGGGAAGGCGGGCTGGGAGTGAGGGTGGGCCGGGAGTGAGGGTGGGCCCACGAGGTCCATTTGACCCCGAACCCCGTCTCACTGCCTGCAGAGTTGTTCACTTAGAGCCACCAGGGAGACCACAAGTGATGGGTCTGGGCTGGTCCACACTGCCTTCCGGCCCCTGACCGCCCTGGGGAAGGATGCCACACCCTGGGGGAGCGGAGGGGCGGGGGCAGATTGTCCATAGCTGGTCCTTGCCCGTGGCGGCGGGGGGGATGGTAAGTGGACAGTCAGGCAGGCTGCACCCCAGATCCCTGCGATTTTAGCACTGGTGGGCTGTCATCCTGCAACAGCCTTAGGGACAATTTGATGATTGCCTCATGAAGGCATGTATCACCTTACAAATACTATATCTCATTTCATAGCAGCACCAACACCGAAGACTAGGAAGTAGGtcctccattttgcagatgggaaaactgaggcaccgTGAGGTCCAGTGGCCTGGCGCAAGGTCACCCTGCCAGTCAGTGGGGACCTAGGACTCTGATCTGGATCTCCAGGACTGAAATGCACGTCTCAGCTCTGGAGAGCCGGGACCGATGACAGGAGGCCTGGGCATTACGGGGCGATCATACAGTGATACCCTAGACACATGACCTTTGATTTTTGTGGGGTCCATGCAGAATCTTAATTTGATCACATCGCACTGATGAATGCGGGTTTCCTTTAGCACTGCTTTCCCGTCAGGGTTTCCCCACCTCCCGAGTGCAATGTGCTGAAATGACCCGGTTAATACTCCAGATTGCAGAACACAGCCCGGAGCGAGGGCCAAAGACCCCGTCCCACGCGGAGGCGGACAGCGAGCGCTCGGCCCTGCTGGCGGCCATCCGAGGACACAGAGGCGCCTGCAGCCTGcggaaggtgggagaggggccCAGGGACCGGGGGATGCTGCGCATGCCGGGCAGCGCTCAGGTTTTCTGAGTGCTGCTCAGTCATCATCGGAGTGGCCAACTCCACCATGGGCGAGACGCTGCAgaaactctccctccctccctggatgtGACGGTCCTGTCCGCACACCCAGCACTCACTGTGCATGTCCCCAGATTCCCGGGGACGCCCAGCCCAGCTTCAAGGCTTAGATCCCCCAGCGGCGGGAGTCTGCAGCCTCGCAGCTCTGCGAATGGGGCTGCCAGCTGGTCGCGTGCAGCCTCGGGACCAGCCTGGCTGGAGCTCAGGGCCGGGGTGTCACCCAGCCTCCACAACCAGAATCCAAAGAAGAGCGGGGTGGGCACCCTCTCCTCGGGTTTGGGGTAGGGACCGTCCCCATCGGTTGGGTGTTGGATGTGCAGACATGCCACGCTGAGGCCGGAGGAGGGGGGCGTCCCGGCCGGGCAGGACCTGCCCCGCGCCATCGTCCCTGGCCCCGCGGAGGGCCTGGGGGAGCCGCGGGACAGCGCTCGGCTTGCTCAGGGTCTGGTGCCCCGCGCTGCCCCCTCGGGAAGGACCTCTGGGACACTGCCCTGGAACCGTCTCATTGCTAGGTGTCCTCCTCCGCCTCCGAGGAGCTCCAGAGCTTCCGTGACGCCGTGCTGTCCGCACACGGGTCGGGACCCCCGGGGCCCGAAGACCTCGGGGTCCAGTTCCcggccgccccgccgccgccgccccctccgGCCACCCAGACCCCCATCACATCCCGGACGGCGCCCAGGGCCAGCTCGGGCCCCCTGAGCAGCCCCGGGGATGCCAGGCAGGCCCTGCTGGACG from Camelus ferus isolate YT-003-E unplaced genomic scaffold, BCGSAC_Cfer_1.0 contig313, whole genome shotgun sequence includes the following:
- the COBL gene encoding protein cordon-bleu isoform X9; the protein is MAFKPEDNAPLSAELGRRGEKEKQNPSAEEGARSRLGGGESCSLQIQQSTWLHGVVGHVKGLSGASTNINHTSRPAHSSAAQPGSPEKALGVLGGAEAGCRRASLFRMPLCAPSLMHLPPRGSVSGSLRSETWTALTAGSTPAGPCGHRRSGLAWEETLPRSLARLLGRRVDERKMKARAPPPPGKPAAPDVHGGWKPSRDVSPGPQQKVLNMREDLGRRVVDITVVLPSGLEKETVVNGSHAMMDLLVELCLQNHLNPSTHALEIRSSENQQPLSFKPNTLVGTLNVHTVFLKEKVPEAKVKAGPSKVPEKTVRLVVNYLRTQKAVVRVSPVVPLAAILPLICAKCGVSPEHVVLLRDDVTGDELELSKSLSELGIKELYAWDNKRVLLTKTQSEPALSCRETFRKSSFGSDETDKEKKKILGFFKVNKRSSSKAPQIGQPGEDSDEEAKSTLRRGSNGCLTTPNSPSVNSRSTTLGPSLSLSSISGVSVKSDLKKRRAPPPPSGPRAGPPMQDKASEKVSLGSQADFQKKKRRAPAPPPPQPPPPSPLVPARTEDREEGRKGRTVSLPLGPGSPCSVDGVPPVPPEAEETVSVGSCIASEDTTEDSGVMSSPSDGISLDSQHDSMKSKDKWTTDQEDCSDQDLVGTPELGPPKSPSWERSSSGGWPPRSETAASGEHEDLRLSRWPQDTLAEPEEELGEMENRSALSNSAHGCPRDAAILDGDEEPIPVTFIGEVLDDPVDAGLFSNRNNNAGSSDTGSTHSTKAPLPPCQAAPGQQPGMGRAATPDPPSPSEDAGKETKPAASSTWKDVNPNKTEPQTTSAPALHTRALDAREGKASGSAPSRTPPATGRLDSQPVRETEGGANSDVSTPPSWYQRGQHPGGSYGLKYGLTTYKIVPPKSEMRCYDRGVSLSTGAIKIDELGNLVSPQAPVGRTLVPGAPSLEAEPQPIGKVKEFWRSNSTEEPLGQPTGGSAKRTPTPSTPAKPQPQEGRPRAEPTSPDPKGTVPPPHPEDGGPLEERRSWPPTAAPRPEKVTAANTAEVHFLKPQRRTSSQYMASAIAKRIGTQKVHLETRVGNDGEGSAVGAHPGAHTGSPYRRSSTQDCPAGVLRNSHVPLVTASPRDQGPPGRSCGLSQRQSASNQRTRSASDPRCTPDTTSPPPPCSGDDQTPGPALVNGSRWVPVPSEPPHSPREIGTNGHAGREPLGREEKPRLLSTDALETDGTQPASIFGPKKRFRPVVQRPAPKDMSLHSALMEAIHSAGGKDGLRKIAEHSPERGPKTPSHAEADSERSALLAAIRGHRGACSLRKVSSSASEELQSFRDAVLSAHGSGPPGPEDLGVQFPAAPPPPPPPATQTPITSRTAPRASSGPLSSPGDARQALLDAIRSGTGAARLRKVPLLV